In one window of Caballeronia sp. TF1N1 DNA:
- the thiD gene encoding bifunctional hydroxymethylpyrimidine kinase/phosphomethylpyrimidine kinase gives MADTKTIPNVLTIAGSDSGGGAGIQADLKAFSALGAYGASVITALTAQNTCGVTAVHAPEAAFITAQLDAVFDDIRIDAVKIGMLANADIVRAVADALRRHKPTHVVLDTVMISKSNHALLAPEAVAALRDELLPLATLVTPNLPEAAALLGSTIAVDEDEMVRQGEALRSLGARAVLMKGGHLVSADSPDWLVEASGSMRLNGVRVPLKNTHGTGCTLSSAIAALIPQTDDLASAAAEAKRYLTGAIEASARLDVGHGVGPVHHFYRWW, from the coding sequence ATGGCCGATACGAAAACCATCCCCAACGTGCTCACCATCGCCGGTTCCGACTCGGGCGGCGGCGCGGGTATCCAGGCCGATCTGAAAGCGTTCTCCGCGCTCGGCGCGTACGGCGCAAGCGTCATCACGGCGCTCACGGCGCAGAACACGTGCGGCGTCACGGCCGTGCATGCGCCGGAAGCGGCGTTCATCACCGCGCAACTCGATGCCGTGTTCGACGACATTCGCATCGACGCGGTGAAGATCGGCATGCTGGCGAACGCGGATATCGTGCGCGCTGTCGCCGATGCGCTCAGGCGGCATAAGCCGACGCATGTCGTGCTGGATACCGTGATGATTTCCAAGAGCAATCACGCGCTCCTCGCGCCGGAAGCGGTGGCGGCGTTGCGTGACGAACTGCTTCCGCTTGCCACGCTGGTGACGCCGAATCTGCCGGAGGCGGCGGCGCTGCTCGGCTCGACGATAGCCGTCGACGAAGACGAAATGGTCCGTCAGGGCGAAGCGCTGCGCTCGCTCGGCGCGCGCGCGGTGCTGATGAAAGGCGGCCATCTTGTTTCGGCCGATAGTCCCGACTGGCTCGTCGAGGCAAGCGGTTCGATGCGGCTTAACGGTGTGCGCGTGCCGCTCAAGAATACGCACGGGACGGGATGCACGTTGTCGTCGGCGATTGCGGCGCTGATTCCACAAACGGACGATCTCGCGAGCGCGGCGGCTGAAGCGAAGCGCTATCTCACGGGAGCGATCGAAGCGAGCGCGCGGCTCGATGTCGGGCACGGCGTCGGGCCGGTGCATCATTTTTATCGCTGGTGGTAG
- the rimI gene encoding ribosomal protein S18-alanine N-acetyltransferase, with the protein MSGVLLADRYLTPMTEADLDEVAAVEKMAYEFPWSRGNFQDSLRNGYYGVCLRHVTGTLIGYCVLMPVVDEMHLLNLCVAPSAQRAGAGLTLLREAVRITRTEKLEGVLLEVRPSNPRAIQLYERFGFVAIGRRKNYYPARHRSREDAIVMRLSFPKESAHGAR; encoded by the coding sequence GTGAGCGGCGTGCTGCTGGCAGACCGGTATTTGACGCCGATGACCGAGGCCGATCTCGACGAAGTCGCCGCCGTCGAAAAGATGGCGTACGAGTTTCCGTGGAGCCGCGGCAATTTTCAGGACTCGTTGCGCAATGGTTATTACGGCGTGTGCTTGCGGCATGTGACGGGCACGCTCATCGGCTATTGCGTGCTGATGCCGGTCGTCGATGAAATGCATCTGCTCAACCTGTGCGTCGCGCCGAGTGCGCAGCGCGCTGGAGCGGGGCTCACGCTGTTGCGCGAGGCGGTGCGCATCACGCGCACGGAAAAGCTCGAAGGCGTGTTGCTCGAAGTGCGGCCGTCGAACCCGCGTGCCATTCAGCTTTACGAGCGCTTTGGCTTCGTGGCCATCGGGCGCCGGAAAAATTATTATCCCGCGCGGCACCGTTCGCGCGAGGACGCAATCGTCATGCGTCTGTCGTTTCCGAAGGAGAGTGCGCATGGCGCTCGATGA
- a CDS encoding uracil-DNA glycosylase, with amino-acid sequence MALDDLLVEELGFGPVWVRRRVSDAGGASSASLTLPSDVAVEARLSRSLRGEVASPDADKAASLASKTSEARLTPLPAANPHDASATRRGDVASPTSGDALPNQAPEGRAQDASPEASAHQPRTRESEAEAVTRADREPRPPQDHEAPFEAYDDLPWTDDAPFYAPSPAAADAPSDIHTLDWDTLAARVAGCERCRLCERRTNTVFGVGDREADWLLIGEAPGENEDKEGEPFVGQAGKLLDNMLRALELSRESNVFITNVLKCRPPGNRNPEPEEVARCEPYLQRQVELVKPKIIVALGRFAAQSLLKTDGSIASMRGRVHEYRGVPVVVTYHPAYLLRSLPDKAKAWADLCLARGTYRDALAALGVEAGAQEGRKGGR; translated from the coding sequence ATGGCGCTCGATGATCTGCTTGTGGAAGAACTCGGCTTCGGGCCGGTGTGGGTGCGGCGGCGGGTGAGCGACGCGGGTGGCGCGTCTTCGGCTTCCTTGACGTTGCCATCGGATGTTGCAGTCGAGGCGCGGCTTTCGCGTTCGTTGCGTGGCGAAGTGGCAAGTCCGGATGCGGATAAGGCGGCATCGTTGGCTTCGAAAACATCGGAGGCGCGGTTGACGCCTCTTCCGGCAGCCAATCCACACGATGCATCGGCGACGCGTCGGGGAGATGTGGCGAGCCCAACTTCTGGCGATGCGCTGCCGAATCAAGCGCCTGAGGGTCGTGCGCAAGACGCATCGCCTGAGGCTTCGGCCCACCAACCGCGCACACGCGAATCCGAAGCCGAAGCCGTCACTCGCGCCGATCGCGAACCAAGGCCGCCTCAAGACCACGAAGCCCCTTTCGAAGCCTACGACGATCTCCCGTGGACCGACGATGCGCCGTTTTACGCACCGTCGCCCGCCGCAGCCGACGCCCCGAGCGACATCCATACGCTCGATTGGGACACGCTCGCCGCGCGCGTTGCCGGTTGCGAACGTTGCCGCCTGTGCGAGCGCCGCACCAACACGGTGTTCGGCGTTGGCGACCGCGAAGCGGATTGGCTGCTCATCGGCGAGGCGCCCGGCGAGAACGAGGACAAGGAAGGCGAACCGTTCGTCGGCCAGGCCGGCAAGCTGCTCGACAACATGCTGCGCGCGCTCGAACTGTCGCGCGAGTCGAACGTCTTCATCACCAACGTGTTGAAGTGCCGTCCGCCCGGCAATCGCAATCCGGAACCCGAGGAAGTCGCGCGCTGCGAGCCTTATCTGCAACGTCAGGTCGAGCTCGTGAAGCCGAAAATCATCGTCGCGCTCGGGCGCTTCGCGGCGCAGAGTCTTCTCAAGACGGACGGCAGCATCGCGTCGATGCGCGGCCGCGTGCATGAATATCGCGGCGTGCCGGTGGTGGTCACGTATCACCCCGCGTATCTGCTGCGCAGCCTGCCCGACAAGGCCAAGGCCTGGGCGGATCTGTGCCTCGCGCGCGGCACGTATCGGGATGCGCTCGCCGCGCTCGGCGTCGAGGCGGGCGCGCAGGAAGGACGAAAGGGCGGCCGCTGA
- a CDS encoding DUF1853 family protein yields the protein MSAPSPDFARIVDGFGDTTVRDLAWLLLSPDLLDEHHAGARLAHPFDSEAMRRTTLAWLAELDAAPDALHAHTRNPKSTRLGIYAESLLEFFLAHGPAARLIAANVQIRRQRRTIGECDFLLETADGARLHWELAVKFYLHIGKPVAQGGGDIDASSGARLPDRFVGERAAQGGGDLDAPSGARLPGRIVGERAAQGGGEIDAPSGARLPDRFVGERAAQNVGADAASPSSRLSDYVGPNLQDRFDLKHARLLTHQSTLTARPEFIALGYEGPWEPRLFIKGRLFYRDEGVASAPEIGEQHLRGWWMTASDWREKRGTASNAHDERAWIVQPRLAWLASRRLRADDANALLAEASVIHARLQEIAMPTMIAAYRRDEAGNWSEESRGFIVPDDWPERARIFAAARL from the coding sequence ATGTCGGCGCCATCGCCGGATTTCGCGCGCATCGTCGATGGTTTCGGCGACACGACGGTGCGGGATCTGGCGTGGCTGCTACTCTCGCCGGACCTGCTCGACGAGCATCATGCGGGCGCGCGGCTCGCTCATCCCTTCGACTCCGAAGCAATGCGGCGAACGACGCTCGCGTGGCTCGCCGAACTCGATGCCGCGCCCGACGCGCTCCACGCCCACACGCGCAATCCAAAGAGCACGCGGCTCGGCATCTATGCGGAAAGCCTGCTGGAATTCTTCCTTGCGCACGGGCCGGCGGCGCGCCTGATCGCCGCGAACGTGCAGATACGGCGTCAGCGTCGCACTATCGGCGAATGCGATTTTCTGCTCGAAACGGCGGACGGCGCGCGGCTGCATTGGGAACTCGCGGTGAAGTTTTATTTGCATATCGGCAAACCTGTCGCGCAAGGCGGTGGCGATATCGACGCGTCGTCCGGTGCGCGTCTGCCAGATCGCTTCGTCGGTGAACGCGCCGCGCAAGGCGGTGGCGATCTCGACGCGCCGTCAGGCGCGCGTCTGCCAGGCCGCATTGTCGGTGAACGCGCCGCGCAAGGTGGTGGCGAGATCGACGCGCCGTCCGGTGCGCGTCTGCCGGATCGCTTCGTCGGTGAACGCGCCGCGCAAAACGTCGGCGCTGACGCCGCGTCGCCAAGTTCACGACTTTCCGACTACGTGGGACCGAACTTGCAGGATCGCTTCGATCTGAAACATGCGCGCTTGCTGACGCATCAGTCCACGCTGACGGCGCGTCCTGAGTTCATCGCGCTGGGTTACGAAGGACCGTGGGAGCCGCGCTTGTTCATCAAGGGGCGTCTCTTTTATCGCGATGAAGGCGTCGCGAGCGCGCCTGAAATCGGCGAGCAGCATTTGCGCGGCTGGTGGATGACGGCATCCGACTGGCGCGAGAAGCGTGGCACGGCAAGCAATGCCCACGATGAGCGCGCGTGGATCGTGCAGCCACGACTCGCGTGGCTGGCTTCGCGGCGGCTCCGCGCAGACGATGCGAACGCGTTGTTGGCCGAGGCATCGGTGATTCATGCGCGTCTGCAAGAGATTGCCATGCCGACGATGATCGCGGCTTATCGACGCGATGAAGCGGGCAACTGGAGCGAGGAATCGCGCGGCTTTATCGTGCCGGACGACTGGCCGGAGCGCGCGCGGATCTTTGCGGCGGCGCGGTTATAG
- the thiE gene encoding thiamine phosphate synthase, with product MRPSFDLSLYLVLDPVQCGGHAAALAVARAALEGGATILQLRAPEWHKRAWYELARDLLPLTHAHGVPLIINDQVDVALAVGADGVHVGQRDLPADAVRRLLGADAIIGLSVADRAELDAANALRGTVDYLGAGPVYATPTKTDASAPCGIDGLAALVADACLPTVAIGGIQTHNAADVMRAKPAGLAVVSAICKAADPRDASRVLREIIERA from the coding sequence ATGCGGCCTTCCTTCGATCTTTCGCTTTATCTCGTGCTCGATCCCGTGCAGTGCGGCGGACACGCTGCGGCGCTTGCCGTGGCGCGCGCGGCGCTCGAAGGCGGCGCGACCATCTTGCAATTACGCGCGCCCGAGTGGCACAAGCGCGCGTGGTACGAGCTCGCGCGCGATCTGCTGCCGCTCACGCATGCGCATGGCGTGCCGCTCATCATCAACGATCAGGTGGATGTCGCGCTCGCAGTCGGCGCCGATGGCGTGCATGTCGGGCAGCGCGATCTGCCGGCCGACGCCGTGCGACGCTTGCTGGGCGCGGATGCGATCATCGGTTTGTCGGTGGCCGATCGCGCCGAACTCGACGCGGCGAACGCGCTACGAGGAACCGTCGATTACCTCGGCGCGGGACCGGTGTACGCCACGCCGACGAAGACCGATGCATCGGCGCCATGCGGTATCGATGGCCTGGCTGCGCTCGTCGCCGATGCGTGTTTGCCCACGGTGGCGATCGGCGGCATTCAGACGCACAATGCCGCGGATGTCATGCGCGCGAAACCCGCGGGTCTTGCCGTCGTCTCCGCAATCTGCAAGGCGGCCGATCCCCGCGACGCGTCGCGCGTCTTGCGCGAGATCATCGAACGCGCCTGA
- a CDS encoding DEAD/DEAH box helicase, giving the protein MTSSITPSPLDNIAAQALDLPAAPAVQAVAQPEGPTFESLGLSADIVSALTAAGYQSPTPVQQRAIPAALAGRDLLVSSPTGSGKTAAFMLPAIEKFAQMEKLQAQQPRAPRDPNAKPVRRQQPVARPRLLVLTPTRELAMQVSAAATTYGRHLKRLRTVSILGGVAYGQQLMLLAKNPEILVATPGRLIDHLERGRIDLSTLDMLVLDEADRMLDMGFIDDIETIVAATPASRQTLLFSATIDGKIASLTGRLLKDPERIEIVQKLEARDNIAQHVHYVDDRDHKDRLLDHLLRDEGLDQAIVFTATKSDADLIANRLSDAGFDSAALHGDLPQGARNRTIRALREKRVRVLVATDVAARGIDIPGITHVFNYDLPKFAEDYVHRIGRTGRAGRSGIAVSLVHYAEIGALKRIERFVRSPLPVNVVVGFEPRKSPPKGGFGGGAGGRGRPGGGNGGGRRFGSGGGNGGSGNGGGRGYGASNASGYGNKPSTGSREGGYRGEGGGYRGANAGGSEGGYRGGSRDGGFGGQRDGFARRSDGPRAPRRGS; this is encoded by the coding sequence ATGACTTCGAGCATTACCCCCAGCCCGTTGGACAACATTGCAGCACAAGCACTAGACCTCCCCGCAGCACCCGCAGTACAAGCCGTGGCACAACCCGAAGGCCCGACGTTCGAGTCGCTTGGCCTGTCCGCCGACATCGTTTCCGCGCTGACCGCCGCAGGCTATCAGTCGCCGACGCCGGTTCAGCAGCGCGCGATTCCCGCAGCGCTCGCCGGCCGCGATCTGCTCGTCTCCAGCCCGACCGGTTCGGGCAAGACGGCCGCGTTCATGCTGCCCGCCATCGAAAAATTCGCGCAAATGGAAAAGCTCCAGGCGCAGCAACCGCGCGCCCCGCGTGACCCGAATGCCAAGCCGGTGCGCCGTCAGCAACCCGTCGCGCGCCCGCGTCTGCTCGTGCTCACGCCGACCCGCGAACTTGCCATGCAGGTTTCCGCTGCCGCGACGACCTATGGCCGTCATCTGAAGCGTCTGCGCACGGTCAGCATTCTCGGCGGCGTGGCTTACGGCCAGCAATTGATGCTGCTTGCGAAGAACCCTGAGATTCTCGTCGCCACGCCGGGTCGCTTGATCGATCACCTCGAACGTGGCCGTATCGACCTGTCGACTCTCGACATGCTCGTGCTCGACGAGGCCGACCGCATGCTGGACATGGGCTTCATCGACGACATCGAAACGATCGTTGCCGCCACGCCAGCTTCGCGTCAGACGCTGCTGTTCTCGGCCACCATCGACGGCAAGATCGCTTCGCTCACCGGCCGTCTGTTGAAGGACCCGGAGCGCATCGAGATCGTTCAGAAGCTCGAAGCGCGCGACAACATCGCGCAACACGTGCATTACGTCGATGACCGCGATCACAAGGATCGTCTGCTCGACCATCTGCTGCGCGACGAAGGCCTCGATCAGGCAATCGTCTTCACGGCGACCAAGAGCGACGCGGACCTGATCGCCAACCGTCTGTCGGACGCTGGCTTCGATTCCGCCGCATTGCACGGCGACCTGCCGCAAGGTGCACGCAATCGCACGATTCGCGCGCTGCGCGAAAAGCGCGTTCGCGTACTGGTCGCGACCGACGTGGCTGCACGCGGTATCGACATTCCCGGCATTACGCACGTGTTCAACTACGATCTGCCGAAGTTTGCGGAAGACTACGTGCACCGTATCGGCCGCACGGGTCGCGCGGGCCGCAGCGGCATCGCGGTGAGCCTCGTGCATTACGCTGAAATCGGCGCGCTGAAGCGTATCGAGCGCTTCGTGCGTTCGCCGCTGCCGGTGAACGTCGTGGTCGGCTTCGAGCCGCGCAAGTCGCCGCCTAAGGGTGGTTTCGGTGGCGGCGCTGGCGGCCGTGGTCGTCCGGGCGGCGGCAATGGCGGCGGTCGTCGCTTCGGCAGCGGCGGTGGCAATGGCGGCAGCGGTAACGGCGGTGGCCGCGGCTACGGCGCGTCCAACGCCAGCGGCTACGGTAACAAGCCGAGCACCGGTTCGCGCGAAGGCGGTTATCGCGGTGAAGGCGGCGGCTATCGCGGCGCCAACGCTGGCGGCAGCGAAGGCGGTTATCGTGGCGGTTCGCGCGATGGCGGTTTCGGTGGCCAGCGTGACGGTTTCGCCCGCCGCAGCGATGGTCCGCGCGCCCCGCGCCGCGGCAGCTAA
- the lplT gene encoding lysophospholipid transporter LplT has product MKKGFYTIMAAQFFSSLADNALLIAAIALLKDLHAPNWMTPLLKLFFVLSYVVLAAFVGAFADSRPKGRVMFVTNSIKVVGCITMLVGAHPLLAYGIVGFGAAAYSPAKYGILTELLPADRLVAANGWIEGTTVGSIILGTVMGGALISPHIAGHLLSLHIPKVNTPAEAAMLVIVLMYVIAAIFNLRIPDTGARYPKQETRPIKLITDFAGCFVTLWHDKLGQISLAVTTLFWGAGATLQFIVLKWAEVSLGMTLSQAAILQAVIAVGVAVGAVLAAARVPLKRSLSVLPVGIMMGIAVMLMAFYTRHLFPAHWGIYFGKMHFPGYLLVAYLFLMIVGGLSGFFVVPMNALLQHRGHVLLSAGHSIAVQNFNENLSVLVMLCLYAVLVWLDVPIQFVIVLFGTFVCLMMYFVMRRHQANQRAFDSVALIGEARH; this is encoded by the coding sequence ATGAAAAAAGGTTTTTACACCATCATGGCCGCGCAGTTTTTCTCATCGCTGGCTGACAACGCTCTCCTGATTGCTGCCATTGCACTGCTGAAAGACCTTCACGCCCCGAACTGGATGACGCCGCTCCTGAAGCTGTTCTTCGTGCTCTCCTACGTGGTACTCGCGGCTTTCGTCGGCGCTTTCGCGGACTCGCGGCCCAAGGGCCGGGTGATGTTCGTCACCAATTCCATCAAGGTCGTCGGCTGCATCACCATGCTGGTGGGCGCGCATCCGCTACTGGCCTACGGCATCGTGGGCTTCGGCGCGGCGGCCTACTCGCCCGCGAAGTACGGAATTCTCACCGAACTGCTGCCCGCCGACCGGCTCGTTGCCGCCAATGGCTGGATAGAAGGCACCACGGTCGGGTCGATCATCCTGGGCACGGTCATGGGCGGCGCGCTCATCAGTCCGCATATTGCCGGGCATCTGCTCAGTCTGCACATTCCGAAAGTCAATACGCCCGCCGAAGCCGCCATGCTCGTGATCGTGCTGATGTATGTGATCGCCGCGATCTTCAACCTGCGCATTCCCGACACCGGCGCGCGTTATCCGAAGCAGGAAACGCGGCCGATCAAGCTCATCACCGATTTCGCCGGTTGCTTCGTGACGCTCTGGCACGACAAGCTCGGACAAATTTCGCTCGCGGTCACCACGCTCTTCTGGGGCGCGGGCGCGACCTTGCAGTTCATCGTGCTGAAATGGGCCGAAGTGTCGCTCGGCATGACGCTCTCGCAGGCCGCCATCTTGCAGGCGGTGATCGCGGTGGGCGTCGCGGTCGGCGCGGTGCTCGCGGCGGCGCGCGTGCCGCTCAAGCGCTCGCTGTCGGTGTTGCCGGTGGGCATCATGATGGGCATCGCCGTCATGCTGATGGCGTTCTACACGCGTCACCTCTTTCCCGCGCACTGGGGCATCTACTTCGGCAAGATGCACTTTCCGGGGTATCTGCTCGTCGCCTATTTGTTCCTGATGATCGTCGGCGGCTTGTCGGGCTTCTTCGTCGTGCCGATGAACGCGCTGCTCCAGCATCGCGGGCACGTGCTCTTGTCGGCGGGCCATTCGATCGCCGTGCAGAACTTCAACGAGAATCTCTCCGTGCTCGTCATGCTGTGCCTCTACGCCGTGCTGGTGTGGCTCGACGTGCCGATCCAGTTCGTGATCGTGCTGTTCGGCACCTTCGTGTGCCTGATGATGTACTTCGTCATGCGGCGGCATCAGGCGAATCAGCGCGCGTTCGATTCCGTCGCGCTGATCGGCGAAGCGCGGCATTGA
- the thiM gene encoding hydroxyethylthiazole kinase — MLSADLYSFVTRVRGHAPLVHCLTNLVVTNFTANVLLAVGAAPAMVVAREEVGEFAPIAGALSVNLGTLDVPQSRAIRAAVDAANGAGKPWVLDPVAVGPLTFRTEFALELLDLTPAVIRGNASEIISLSGGAASGRGVDSTAATDAALDAAQILALRTQAVVAVTGATDYITDGRQVVALSNGSPLMTRVTGVGCALSATVAAFIATATSRDEHFAATVAAIAYTTIAGELAARDAALPGSFAVAYLDRLASLDENAFGQTLVMRDVALS, encoded by the coding sequence ATGCTTTCCGCCGATCTCTATTCCTTCGTCACGCGCGTGCGCGGTCATGCGCCGCTCGTGCATTGCCTGACGAATCTCGTCGTCACCAACTTCACGGCCAACGTGCTGCTTGCCGTCGGCGCCGCGCCGGCCATGGTCGTCGCGCGCGAGGAAGTCGGTGAATTCGCGCCGATCGCGGGCGCGCTCTCCGTCAATCTCGGCACGCTCGACGTCCCGCAGTCCCGCGCGATTCGTGCCGCCGTCGATGCCGCCAACGGCGCCGGCAAGCCGTGGGTGCTAGACCCGGTCGCGGTCGGCCCGCTCACGTTCCGCACGGAATTCGCGCTCGAACTGCTCGATCTCACGCCAGCGGTCATACGCGGCAACGCATCCGAGATCATCAGTCTCTCGGGCGGCGCTGCAAGCGGACGCGGCGTGGACAGCACCGCCGCCACCGACGCCGCGCTCGACGCCGCCCAGATCCTCGCGCTCAGGACGCAGGCAGTCGTCGCGGTGACGGGCGCCACCGACTACATCACCGATGGCCGGCAGGTCGTCGCGCTGTCGAACGGCTCGCCGCTGATGACGCGCGTAACCGGCGTGGGCTGCGCGCTCTCGGCGACGGTCGCGGCGTTCATCGCCACCGCGACATCGCGCGATGAACACTTCGCGGCGACGGTCGCAGCCATCGCCTATACGACGATTGCGGGCGAACTCGCCGCGCGCGATGCCGCCCTGCCCGGCAGTTTCGCGGTCGCGTATCTCGACCGGCTGGCCTCACTCGACGAGAACGCGTTCGGGCAGACGCTCGTCATGCGCGACGTCGCGCTTTCCTGA
- a CDS encoding acyl-CoA-binding protein has product MTEIDQQFAQAQNDVTQLTERPGNLTLLRLYALFKQGSLGDVQGDKPGFTDIAGKYKYEAWAALKGTPADDAKRRYVELVDSLRRGDAD; this is encoded by the coding sequence ATGACCGAGATCGATCAGCAATTCGCCCAGGCGCAGAACGATGTCACGCAGTTGACCGAGCGCCCCGGCAATCTCACGCTGCTGCGCCTGTATGCGCTATTCAAGCAAGGCAGTCTCGGCGACGTTCAAGGCGACAAGCCAGGCTTCACCGATATCGCCGGCAAGTACAAGTACGAAGCCTGGGCCGCGCTCAAAGGCACACCCGCCGACGACGCCAAGCGGCGTTACGTGGAATTGGTCGATTCGCTCAGACGCGGCGACGCTGACTAA
- the aceA gene encoding isocitrate lyase, with protein sequence MTSRQQQAQQLHQEWETDSRWKGVKRSYSAEDVVRLRGSVPVEHTLARRGAEKLWASIHEEPFVNALGALTGNQAMQQVKAGLKAIYLSGWQVAGDANVAGEMYPDQSLYPANSVPLVVKRINNTLTRADQIQWSEGKNPGDAGYVDYFAPIVADAEAGFGGVLNAFELMKAMIEAGAAGVHFEDQLASVKKCGHMGGKVLVPTRENVAKLTAARLAADVCGTPTLVIARTDAEAADLVTSDIDDNDKPFLTGERTVEGFYRTRPGLDQAVSRGLAYAPYADLVWCETGKPDLEYAKKFAEAIHKQFPGKMLSYNCSPSFNWKKNLDDATIAKFQRELGAMGYKFQFITLAGFHALNYSMFNLAHGYARSQMSAFVELQQAEFAAADKGFTAVKHQREVGTGYFDAVTQTVERDASTTALHGSTEDEQFFDKKVA encoded by the coding sequence ATGACCTCACGTCAACAGCAAGCCCAACAACTCCATCAGGAATGGGAAACGGATTCGCGCTGGAAAGGTGTCAAGCGCAGCTATTCGGCGGAGGACGTGGTGCGTCTGCGCGGCTCCGTGCCGGTCGAGCACACGCTCGCGCGGCGTGGCGCTGAAAAGCTGTGGGCGTCGATTCATGAAGAGCCGTTCGTCAACGCGCTTGGCGCATTGACTGGCAATCAGGCGATGCAGCAGGTGAAAGCCGGCCTCAAGGCCATCTACCTGTCCGGCTGGCAAGTCGCGGGCGATGCCAATGTCGCGGGCGAGATGTATCCGGATCAGTCGTTGTATCCGGCGAACTCGGTGCCCCTCGTCGTGAAGCGCATCAACAACACGCTTACGCGCGCCGATCAGATTCAATGGTCCGAAGGCAAAAATCCGGGCGATGCCGGCTACGTCGATTACTTCGCGCCGATCGTCGCGGATGCCGAAGCCGGTTTCGGCGGCGTGCTCAACGCCTTCGAACTGATGAAGGCGATGATCGAAGCCGGCGCAGCGGGCGTGCACTTCGAGGACCAGTTGGCGTCGGTGAAAAAGTGCGGCCACATGGGCGGCAAGGTGCTGGTGCCCACGCGTGAGAACGTCGCGAAGCTGACCGCCGCGCGTCTCGCCGCCGACGTCTGCGGCACGCCGACGCTCGTCATTGCGCGCACGGATGCCGAAGCCGCCGATCTCGTCACGTCCGACATCGACGACAACGACAAGCCGTTCCTGACCGGCGAGCGCACCGTGGAGGGCTTCTATCGCACGCGTCCGGGGCTGGATCAGGCAGTGTCGCGCGGCCTCGCCTACGCGCCGTATGCGGACCTCGTATGGTGCGAAACCGGCAAGCCGGACCTGGAATACGCGAAGAAATTCGCCGAAGCCATCCACAAGCAGTTCCCGGGCAAGATGCTCTCGTACAACTGCTCGCCGTCGTTCAACTGGAAGAAGAATCTGGACGACGCGACCATCGCCAAGTTCCAGCGCGAACTCGGCGCAATGGGCTACAAGTTCCAGTTCATCACGCTCGCGGGTTTCCACGCGCTGAACTACTCGATGTTCAACCTCGCGCACGGCTACGCCCGCTCGCAGATGAGCGCATTCGTCGAACTGCAGCAAGCCGAATTCGCTGCCGCTGACAAGGGTTTCACGGCGGTCAAGCATCAACGCGAAGTGGGCACCGGCTATTTCGATGCCGTCACGCAAACGGTCGAACGCGACGCATCGACGACCGCGCTGCATGGATCGACGGAAGACGAGCAGTTCTTCGACAAAAAGGTCGCGTAA
- the tsaB gene encoding tRNA (adenosine(37)-N6)-threonylcarbamoyltransferase complex dimerization subunit type 1 TsaB, with protein sequence MTRTVLLALDTSTEFCSVALLLANSSSPSDIVAPQYVHDDLRVWFRHEATGAVSSTRLLPAVRELCEDAGVTLAECSAIAFGAGPGSFTGLRTATGVAQGLAFGLNVPVVPVSTLFACAQAARLHDAALPARVLVALDARMDEVYWADFEFDDATGAWRTLHPASLDAPAAVPLPDVPFALAGNAATAFGERFPALAAATVVDRHALPHALPVALIALREWRAGRAIAPELAAPDYIRDKVAQTTAERMQARAASGEGALR encoded by the coding sequence ATGACACGCACCGTTCTGCTCGCCCTCGATACCTCGACGGAGTTCTGCTCCGTTGCGCTCTTGCTCGCCAATTCTTCTTCTCCTTCCGATATCGTCGCCCCGCAATACGTACACGATGATCTACGCGTCTGGTTTCGCCACGAGGCGACGGGCGCGGTATCCAGCACGCGGCTGCTGCCCGCGGTGCGCGAGTTGTGCGAGGACGCTGGCGTCACGCTTGCCGAATGTTCGGCGATCGCGTTCGGCGCGGGTCCGGGCTCCTTCACGGGATTGCGCACCGCGACAGGCGTCGCGCAGGGTTTGGCGTTCGGCTTGAACGTGCCGGTCGTGCCCGTGAGCACGCTCTTCGCATGCGCACAAGCGGCGCGCCTGCACGACGCAGCGCTGCCAGCGCGCGTGCTCGTCGCACTCGATGCACGCATGGACGAAGTCTACTGGGCCGACTTCGAGTTCGACGATGCAACGGGCGCATGGCGCACGCTGCATCCCGCATCGCTCGATGCACCGGCGGCCGTACCGCTTCCCGATGTCCCCTTTGCGCTCGCGGGCAACGCCGCAACGGCTTTTGGCGAGCGTTTTCCCGCGCTTGCAGCCGCGACGGTCGTCGATCGTCATGCCTTGCCGCACGCGCTTCCCGTCGCGCTGATCGCGCTTCGCGAATGGCGCGCGGGACGGGCGATTGCACCTGAACTGGCCGCGCCCGACTATATCCGCGACAAGGTGGCGCAAACGACGGCGGAGCGCATGCAGGCGCGCGCCGCATCGGGCGAGGGGGCGCTGCGGTGA